A window from Deltaproteobacteria bacterium encodes these proteins:
- a CDS encoding secondary thiamine-phosphate synthase enzyme YjbQ, translating into MKTTETLSISTVRRTQFVSITSKITEVIASKGFQDGVLTIFVPHTTAGVTINENADPDVARDMELFSDQLVPQSNRFRHSEGNSDAHIKSSLYGSSVQVIIRNGKMWLGTWQEIYFCEFDGPRQREIYLAFTS; encoded by the coding sequence ATGAAGACAACAGAAACCCTTTCTATATCAACGGTCAGGCGTACCCAATTTGTTTCCATCACATCTAAAATTACCGAAGTCATTGCAAGTAAAGGATTTCAGGATGGTGTCTTAACAATATTTGTGCCGCATACCACCGCAGGAGTGACAATCAATGAGAACGCCGATCCTGATGTAGCAAGGGATATGGAATTGTTCAGTGACCAACTGGTCCCTCAGAGCAATCGATTCCGACACAGCGAAGGAAACTCTGACGCACACATCAAGTCCAGTTTGTATGGGTCTTCTGTACAGGTAATCATCCGTAATGGTAAAATGTGGTTGGGAACCTGGCAGGAAATATATTTCTGTGAATTTGATGGACCGCGTCAGCGGGAAATATATTTGGCCTTTACATCTTGA
- a CDS encoding ribonuclease H-like domain-containing protein, which produces MLKNTFCHLPKIGPVTESKLWNAGIHDWDQFLQSPNIPLSKSRIASIYHELEESSQQLVAGNPHYFVQHLPVNQYWRLFPHFRDTIAYLDIETTGLENWCNEITTVALYDGHTVHIYVNGQNLDDFVDDIQQYKIIVSYNGRCFDVPFIEQFFRIKLDQVHIDLRFILKSLGFSGGLKGCERQLGIDRGELRDIDGYYAVILWQEYKRTGNKKSLEMLIEYNSLDARNLETLMEMAYQRKLKELRFG; this is translated from the coding sequence ATGCTAAAGAACACATTTTGTCACCTCCCCAAAATCGGGCCAGTTACGGAATCCAAACTATGGAACGCCGGTATTCATGACTGGGACCAATTCCTTCAATCACCCAATATACCCTTGTCCAAATCCAGGATAGCGTCCATTTACCACGAGCTCGAAGAATCATCACAACAACTGGTCGCAGGCAATCCCCATTACTTTGTCCAGCACCTTCCAGTCAATCAATACTGGCGATTATTCCCCCACTTCCGGGATACCATCGCCTATCTTGATATCGAGACCACTGGGTTGGAAAACTGGTGTAATGAGATAACCACCGTCGCTTTATATGACGGTCATACGGTCCATATCTATGTCAACGGTCAGAACCTCGATGATTTTGTTGACGATATTCAGCAATATAAAATCATTGTTTCCTACAACGGACGGTGTTTTGACGTCCCCTTCATCGAACAATTTTTCCGGATCAAGCTTGATCAAGTCCATATTGACCTCAGATTTATTCTAAAAAGTCTCGGATTTTCGGGTGGTTTGAAAGGATGCGAAAGACAACTAGGGATTGATCGCGGTGAACTTAGAGATATTGACGGTTATTACGCCGTGATTCTCTGGCAAGAATACAAGAGGACCGGGAACAAGAAATCCTTGGAGATGCTTATTGAATATAACAGCTTGGATGCGCGGAATTTGGAAACCTTGATGGAGATGGCGTATCAGAGGAAGCTGAAGGAACTGAGGTTTGGGTAG
- a CDS encoding 4Fe-4S dicluster domain-containing protein, producing MTHHLVQSGYTALIDRINLFPQGAPPSGTLYKILKILFSEKDAALVSLLPIKPFSVEKAARLWKTNTSEAQNILDNLADRAILLDMEEDGKQTYVLPPPMAGFFEFSLMRLRGDIDQKTLSELFYQYLNVEDDFIRSLFTDGETHLGRIFIQEKALSAETSLYVLDYERATEVIKTASCRGISICYCRHKMQHLDRDCNAPKEICMTFNLSAQSLIKHGHARLVSVEECLDLLDIAYENKLVQFGSNVREKVNFICNCCGCCCEALIAARRFGLLHPVHTTNFLPEVQVSDCVGCGKCVNICPVEAMGIVSANDPRMPEKKKALLNEETCLGCGLCKQACQGNHISMKSRFQRVITPLNSVHLAVVMAIDKGKLQNLIFDNQALFSHRAMAAILGVILKLPPIKQAMASRQMKSRYLETLIRRTDTMKK from the coding sequence ATGACCCATCACCTGGTGCAATCAGGTTACACAGCTCTTATAGACAGAATAAATCTATTTCCCCAGGGGGCACCCCCATCAGGCACCCTTTATAAAATCCTTAAGATCCTTTTCAGTGAGAAAGATGCTGCCCTGGTATCGCTCCTTCCTATAAAACCATTCTCGGTAGAGAAGGCTGCCCGTCTTTGGAAGACCAACACATCAGAAGCTCAGAATATTTTAGATAATCTGGCAGACCGGGCCATTCTTCTTGACATGGAGGAAGATGGAAAGCAAACCTATGTTCTTCCACCACCCATGGCCGGTTTTTTTGAGTTTTCTCTCATGCGGCTCCGAGGAGATATTGACCAGAAAACATTAAGCGAACTTTTCTATCAGTATCTCAATGTGGAAGATGATTTTATAAGATCCCTCTTCACGGACGGAGAAACACATTTAGGCCGTATATTTATTCAAGAAAAAGCCCTCTCCGCTGAAACAAGCCTATACGTTCTGGACTATGAAAGAGCCACAGAGGTCATTAAAACGGCTTCATGCAGGGGGATAAGTATTTGCTATTGCCGTCACAAAATGCAGCATCTCGATAGGGATTGTAATGCACCGAAGGAGATATGCATGACCTTTAACTTGTCTGCGCAGTCTTTGATCAAACATGGTCATGCTCGTCTTGTTAGCGTGGAGGAGTGTCTGGATTTGCTCGATATTGCTTATGAAAATAAGCTGGTTCAATTTGGTTCAAATGTACGTGAAAAGGTCAATTTTATCTGCAATTGTTGTGGTTGCTGCTGTGAGGCTCTAATCGCAGCAAGACGTTTTGGTCTTCTTCACCCTGTTCATACAACTAATTTTCTGCCCGAGGTTCAAGTGAGCGATTGCGTGGGTTGTGGTAAGTGTGTCAACATTTGCCCTGTGGAAGCCATGGGCATAGTATCAGCCAATGATCCCCGAATGCCTGAAAAGAAAAAGGCCCTATTGAATGAAGAAACATGCCTTGGCTGTGGTTTATGTAAACAGGCCTGCCAGGGCAATCACATTTCAATGAAATCACGTTTCCAGCGGGTCATAACACCGCTGAATTCGGTTCACCTGGCTGTTGTAATGGCCATTGACAAAGGAAAGCTACAGAACCTTATTTTCGATAATCAGGCCCTTTTCAGTCACCGAGCCATGGCGGCAATTCTCGGTGTTATTCTTAAACTACCCCCCATTAAACAAGCGATGGCAAGCCGCCAAATGAAATCGAGATACCTTGAAACTCTGATCAGGAGGACTGATACAATGAAGAAATAG